A DNA window from Halomicrobium mukohataei DSM 12286 contains the following coding sequences:
- a CDS encoding RNA-protein complex protein Nop10, with protein MRADLRVCSEWASEHDRPVYTLSERCPDCGSDAVNSAPAPFDPADPYGEYRRALKRRRRE; from the coding sequence ATGCGGGCCGATCTCCGCGTCTGTTCCGAGTGGGCGTCCGAGCACGACCGGCCCGTCTACACGCTTTCTGAGCGCTGTCCCGACTGTGGGAGCGACGCCGTCAACAGCGCGCCGGCACCGTTCGATCCCGCGGACCCGTACGGCGAGTATCGACGCGCACTTAAGCGGCGGCGACGGGAGTAG
- a CDS encoding NAD(P)/FAD-dependent oxidoreductase, producing MDVVVVGGGLAGLVAARHIAESGADVTLFERRETVGGRVRSRTVDGYTLDRGFQVLFPAYPAVERELDLDALDLRRFTPGATIARPGKRSVLADPLRDPRSALATVFNDEVTIRDLLRLYRLQRELRGRSVDEILRRGGSSIEAYLADRGFSDGFVESFAAPFYGGITLDRSLSTDSAVFEYTFKMLTEGSTAVPAEGMGAITAQLADRARAAGVTVETGTTVDAVVPGDGVTVETGDESVGADAAVVATDPKAASDLTGVAAITTTARSCVTQHVALPSGDRPEMGRRIVLNAEDDRPNQIAPLSAVAPGYAPDGHASYAATFLGEREADDETLFETVRTALSEWYPQTSFADLELIGTDRIEFAQFDQPPGFRAGLPAVDAPEGPVVLAGDYTRWSSIQGALESGRVAAGAALDTQ from the coding sequence ATGGATGTCGTGGTCGTCGGCGGCGGACTGGCTGGGCTGGTCGCGGCCCGCCACATCGCCGAGTCGGGCGCGGACGTGACGTTGTTCGAACGACGCGAGACCGTCGGTGGGCGCGTTCGCTCTCGCACCGTCGACGGCTACACGCTCGACCGTGGGTTCCAGGTACTCTTTCCCGCCTATCCGGCGGTCGAACGGGAACTGGACCTCGACGCGCTCGACCTCCGGCGGTTCACTCCCGGTGCGACGATCGCCCGGCCGGGCAAGCGATCGGTGCTGGCCGATCCCCTCCGGGATCCCCGCTCGGCGCTGGCGACGGTCTTCAACGACGAGGTGACGATCCGGGACCTACTCAGGCTCTACCGCCTCCAGCGAGAGCTGCGCGGACGGTCGGTCGACGAGATTCTCCGGCGTGGCGGCTCCTCGATCGAGGCGTATCTTGCCGATCGAGGATTCTCCGACGGGTTCGTCGAGTCCTTTGCAGCGCCCTTCTACGGCGGGATCACGCTCGACCGATCGCTGTCGACGGACAGCGCCGTCTTCGAGTACACGTTCAAGATGCTCACCGAGGGATCGACCGCCGTCCCGGCCGAGGGGATGGGTGCGATCACGGCCCAGCTCGCCGACCGGGCGCGGGCGGCCGGCGTCACCGTCGAAACCGGAACGACCGTCGACGCGGTCGTTCCCGGCGACGGCGTCACCGTCGAGACCGGCGACGAGTCCGTCGGGGCCGACGCCGCCGTCGTCGCGACCGATCCGAAGGCCGCGAGCGACCTCACCGGCGTGGCGGCGATCACGACGACGGCACGGAGCTGTGTCACCCAACACGTCGCGCTGCCGTCGGGCGATCGTCCGGAGATGGGGCGGCGGATCGTGCTCAACGCCGAGGACGACCGGCCGAACCAGATCGCACCGCTGTCGGCGGTCGCACCGGGGTACGCCCCGGACGGCCACGCGTCGTACGCTGCGACCTTCCTCGGAGAGCGAGAGGCCGACGACGAGACGCTGTTCGAGACGGTCCGGACGGCCCTGTCCGAGTGGTACCCCCAGACCAGCTTCGCCGACCTCGAACTGATCGGGACCGACCGCATCGAGTTCGCGCAGTTCGATCAGCCACCGGGATTCCGGGCCGGCTTGCCGGCGGTCGACGCTCCGGAGGGGCCGGTGGTGCTGGCCGGAGACTACACCCGCTGGTCGTCGATCCAGGGCGCACTGGAGAGCGGCCGAGTCGCCGCCGGAGCGGCGCTCGATACGCAGTGA
- a CDS encoding translation initiation factor IF-2 subunit alpha yields the protein MKYSGWPESGELAVGKIDEIEDFGVFVDLEEYEDKRGLCHISEVASGWIKNVRDHVNEGQTVVVKVLEIDEDAQQINLSIKDVNDHQRKEKIQEWKNEQKADNWMELAFGEDLADEQYAAVANELLADFGSLYDGFEAAAIHGTEALDETDLSEDEIDAVVETARENVSVPYVDVTGYVDLTCPGSDGVELIKQALQAAEGDADALPDGADADADVPEEVELEVTYVGAPEYRIKVRAPDYKRAESELEASADRARAVVVEHGGTGEFHRERNEDEE from the coding sequence ATGAAGTACAGCGGCTGGCCCGAATCCGGCGAACTCGCCGTCGGCAAGATCGACGAGATCGAAGACTTCGGCGTCTTCGTCGACCTCGAAGAGTACGAGGACAAGCGCGGCCTCTGTCACATCAGCGAAGTCGCCAGCGGCTGGATCAAGAACGTCCGCGACCACGTCAACGAGGGCCAGACTGTCGTCGTGAAAGTGCTGGAGATCGACGAGGACGCCCAGCAGATCAACCTCTCGATCAAGGACGTCAACGACCACCAGCGCAAAGAGAAGATCCAGGAGTGGAAAAACGAGCAGAAGGCCGACAACTGGATGGAGCTGGCCTTCGGCGAGGATCTCGCCGACGAGCAGTACGCCGCCGTCGCAAACGAACTGCTCGCCGACTTCGGCTCGCTGTACGACGGCTTCGAGGCCGCGGCGATCCACGGGACGGAGGCCCTCGACGAGACGGACCTCTCCGAGGACGAGATCGACGCCGTCGTCGAGACCGCACGCGAGAACGTCTCGGTGCCCTACGTCGACGTGACCGGCTACGTCGACCTGACCTGTCCCGGCAGTGACGGCGTCGAGCTCATCAAGCAGGCGCTCCAGGCCGCCGAGGGCGACGCCGACGCACTCCCCGACGGCGCGGATGCAGACGCCGACGTGCCCGAGGAGGTCGAACTCGAAGTGACCTACGTCGGTGCGCCCGAGTACCGGATCAAGGTCCGGGCTCCCGACTACAAGCGCGCCGAATCCGAGCTCGAAGCCAGCGCCGACCGTGCCCGCGCGGTCGTCGTCGAACACGGTGGCACCGGCGAGTTCCACCGCGAGCGCAACGAAGACGAAGAGTAA
- a CDS encoding J domain-containing protein, producing MFAQFGSLPEWLVVGLGLGAAGSVAVAGLFVAAARLFPPPAADGSSGTGERRRREELRSYLRAIEEPFAEDHFVEGQPVAFYLPKRDVAITFDARAYYRIDRSPTVPVLVEHEMPGWHLGARLPFETPEIDGGSTGESERTEYHPTADAFRELGLPTSATLEEVKGAYRRKVKEVHPDHGGDEEAFKRVRRAYTRAKQHAAD from the coding sequence GTGTTCGCGCAGTTTGGGTCGCTGCCGGAGTGGCTCGTCGTCGGCCTCGGGCTCGGAGCGGCCGGCAGTGTCGCCGTCGCCGGCCTGTTCGTCGCTGCAGCCAGACTCTTCCCGCCGCCGGCAGCCGATGGTTCGTCCGGCACGGGTGAGCGACGGCGACGCGAGGAGCTTCGGTCGTACCTGCGAGCGATCGAGGAGCCCTTCGCGGAGGATCACTTCGTCGAGGGCCAGCCCGTCGCCTTCTACCTGCCCAAGCGCGACGTAGCGATCACGTTCGACGCGCGGGCCTACTACCGGATCGACCGATCACCGACCGTCCCCGTCCTGGTCGAACACGAGATGCCGGGCTGGCACCTCGGTGCCAGGCTCCCGTTCGAGACGCCGGAGATCGACGGTGGGTCGACCGGAGAGAGCGAGAGGACGGAGTACCACCCGACGGCCGACGCATTTCGGGAGCTCGGTCTGCCCACTTCGGCGACCCTGGAGGAGGTCAAGGGAGCCTACCGGCGCAAGGTCAAAGAGGTCCATCCGGACCACGGCGGCGACGAGGAGGCGTTCAAGCGCGTCAGACGGGCCTACACGAGAGCGAAGCAACACGCCGCCGACTAG
- a CDS encoding sugar phosphate nucleotidyltransferase has protein sequence MKAVVLAGGYATRLWPVTKHRPKMLLPIGDSTVIDRILGELERDDRISEVFVSTNERFATDFEAHLADSSYEKPKLTVEDTTEEDEKFGVVGALAQLVDREGITDEDLLVVAGDNLISFDVAEFLDFFEGAGTPTIAAYDVGSRERAKSYGLVELDGDEVVDFQEKPDDPNSTLVSIACYAFPAESVRFEEYLSGGNNPDEPGWFIQWLVANDAVSAFTFDGAWYDIGTPESYLEAVAWELDGDAVVADSATVENTTVGENVHVLDGAEIVDSRLDNSVVFPEATIRDSDVRQSIIDRETHIEDLDLAGALIGAHTHITNGE, from the coding sequence ATGAAGGCTGTCGTCCTCGCTGGCGGTTACGCGACCCGTCTCTGGCCGGTCACGAAACATCGGCCCAAGATGCTCTTGCCGATCGGTGACAGCACCGTCATCGACCGCATTCTGGGCGAACTCGAACGCGACGATCGCATCTCGGAGGTGTTCGTCAGCACCAACGAGCGGTTCGCGACCGACTTCGAGGCTCACCTCGCCGACTCGTCGTACGAGAAGCCGAAACTCACCGTCGAGGACACGACGGAGGAAGACGAGAAGTTCGGCGTCGTCGGCGCGCTCGCCCAGCTCGTCGACCGGGAGGGGATCACGGACGAGGATCTGCTGGTCGTCGCCGGTGACAACCTCATCAGCTTCGACGTGGCCGAGTTCCTCGACTTCTTCGAAGGTGCCGGCACGCCGACGATCGCGGCCTACGACGTGGGTTCCAGAGAACGAGCGAAGTCCTACGGGCTGGTCGAACTCGACGGCGACGAGGTCGTCGACTTCCAGGAGAAGCCCGACGATCCCAACAGCACGCTCGTCTCGATCGCCTGTTACGCGTTCCCCGCCGAATCGGTCCGTTTCGAGGAGTACCTCTCGGGTGGGAACAACCCCGACGAGCCCGGCTGGTTCATCCAGTGGCTCGTCGCCAACGACGCCGTCTCCGCCTTTACCTTCGACGGCGCGTGGTACGACATCGGTACGCCCGAGAGCTACCTCGAAGCGGTCGCCTGGGAACTGGACGGCGACGCCGTCGTCGCCGACTCGGCCACGGTCGAGAACACCACCGTCGGCGAGAACGTCCACGTCCTCGACGGCGCAGAGATCGTCGATTCCAGGCTCGACAACTCCGTCGTCTTCCCCGAGGCGACGATTCGTGACAGCGATGTCCGGCAGTCGATCATCGACCGCGAGACCCACATCGAAGACCTCGATCTGGCTGGCGCGTTGATCGGGGCCCACACGCACATCACGAACGGCGAGTGA
- a CDS encoding threonine synthase → METSPAFREFACADCEETFDADEIELRCPACGGLLVARYDHDLRTEPTRPPLPLARERRHSLDEGETPATDCPTLADEIGADRLLLKDEGRNPTGAVTDRGLAVAVSAGAAVGADAVSLPTTGNGGQSAAAYAGRAGVTAHSYVPSRCPFVNKAMINVHGGEMNVVEGRYPDALAAYEDSDGARFPVGPSSPYRRAGVKRLGYELLTGPAPSAIVVPTGHGIVLAAIHTAIEELRETGALDVTPRLYAAQPAGCAPIVDACGTADAVAATEQPDTIVGPLEVPDPAVGSLAVAAVDETGGRGVAVSDSDALQAAVDAAGTAGVELSATGGVALAGARELAAEFEGETVALVNPVAGSKEDDLLRSHLMSQGI, encoded by the coding sequence ATGGAGACGAGTCCGGCCTTTCGCGAGTTCGCCTGTGCAGACTGTGAGGAGACGTTCGACGCCGACGAGATCGAACTGCGCTGTCCGGCGTGTGGCGGCCTCCTCGTGGCCCGGTACGATCACGATCTCCGTACGGAACCGACGCGGCCGCCGCTCCCGCTGGCCCGCGAGCGCCGCCACTCGCTCGACGAGGGTGAGACGCCCGCGACCGACTGTCCGACACTGGCCGACGAGATCGGGGCCGATCGACTCCTGCTCAAAGACGAAGGGCGAAATCCGACCGGCGCGGTGACGGATCGCGGACTCGCGGTCGCCGTCAGTGCCGGCGCGGCAGTCGGTGCCGACGCCGTTTCGCTCCCGACGACCGGCAACGGCGGTCAGTCGGCGGCTGCCTACGCCGGTCGGGCCGGCGTGACCGCTCACAGCTACGTCCCCTCGCGGTGTCCGTTCGTCAACAAAGCGATGATCAACGTCCACGGCGGAGAGATGAACGTCGTCGAGGGACGCTATCCCGACGCGCTGGCGGCCTACGAGGACAGCGACGGGGCGCGGTTCCCCGTCGGCCCGTCGTCGCCGTACCGTCGCGCGGGCGTCAAGCGACTGGGCTACGAGCTGCTCACCGGGCCGGCCCCGTCGGCGATCGTGGTCCCGACCGGCCACGGGATCGTCCTCGCCGCGATCCACACGGCGATCGAGGAACTCCGGGAAACCGGTGCCCTCGACGTGACGCCGCGTCTCTACGCCGCACAGCCAGCGGGCTGTGCGCCCATCGTCGACGCCTGCGGAACCGCCGACGCGGTCGCGGCCACCGAACAGCCCGACACGATCGTCGGCCCCCTGGAAGTCCCCGATCCCGCCGTCGGCTCTCTCGCCGTCGCGGCCGTCGACGAGACCGGCGGGCGCGGCGTCGCCGTCTCGGACAGCGACGCGTTGCAGGCGGCCGTCGACGCGGCCGGCACTGCCGGCGTCGAACTCAGCGCGACCGGCGGCGTCGCCCTGGCCGGCGCGCGCGAACTCGCCGCGGAGTTCGAAGGCGAGACGGTCGCGCTGGTCAACCCCGTCGCAGGCTCGAAAGAGGACGACCTGCTTCGCAGCCACCTCATGAGTCAGGGCATCTAG
- a CDS encoding HFX_2341 family transcriptional regulator domain-containing protein, producing the protein MDVAQRVHLMPVGYENDRIVLSAQRFSADRVVLLAYDDQTPHPSYSETVRERLDGAGIDHETIDCNIFDFYDSLGTIAELATQFADHDVYVNLATGSKVTAIGGMIACMATGATPYYVRAERYAAETDGDVAEGIREVTELPTYPMDHPDPQQVAVMAHLEAEGGVTKRALIDFGEEEGLPFLAEHDAANRKSQYRLLDSHVLSPLAETGYVTITERGRSKRVELTDAGHNTLRAFRYLLDDA; encoded by the coding sequence ATGGACGTTGCCCAGCGCGTACACCTGATGCCCGTCGGCTACGAGAACGATCGGATCGTCCTCTCTGCCCAGCGGTTCAGCGCCGACCGCGTCGTGTTGCTGGCGTACGACGACCAGACGCCCCATCCCTCTTACAGCGAGACCGTCCGTGAGCGCCTGGACGGTGCGGGCATCGACCACGAGACGATCGACTGCAACATCTTCGACTTCTACGATTCGCTGGGGACCATCGCCGAACTGGCGACCCAGTTCGCCGACCACGACGTGTACGTCAACCTCGCGACCGGCAGCAAGGTCACCGCCATCGGCGGCATGATCGCCTGCATGGCGACGGGCGCGACGCCGTACTACGTGCGCGCCGAGCGCTACGCCGCCGAGACGGACGGCGACGTTGCCGAGGGCATCCGCGAGGTGACGGAGCTACCGACGTATCCAATGGACCATCCCGATCCCCAGCAGGTGGCCGTCATGGCACACCTCGAAGCGGAAGGCGGTGTGACCAAGCGGGCGTTGATCGACTTCGGCGAGGAGGAGGGGCTGCCCTTCCTCGCGGAACACGACGCGGCCAACCGCAAGAGCCAGTACCGGCTGCTGGACAGTCACGTCCTCTCGCCGCTGGCCGAGACCGGCTACGTCACGATCACCGAGCGAGGGCGCTCGAAACGCGTCGAACTGACCGACGCCGGTCACAACACGCTGCGGGCCTTCCGGTACCTGCTCGACGACGCGTGA
- a CDS encoding proteasome assembly chaperone family protein produces the protein MDEFEIERIADGELTDPVLVEGLPGVGHVGKLAAEHLLEELDSVLVARVYSQHFPPQVTVEDGTTQLASAEFHAVRPEDGRDMLVLTGDHQAQDNEGHYGLTDTFLDVAEEFGVESVYALGGVPTGELIEEYDVLGASTTDSLVEELESVGVAFRENEPAGGIVGVSGLLLGLSGRRDLDAACLMGETSGYLVDPKSAQAVLEILQELLGFEIDYEALEDRADEMEEVARKIQEMEQGTPTPSDEDLRYIG, from the coding sequence ATGGACGAGTTCGAGATCGAGCGAATCGCGGACGGCGAGTTGACCGATCCGGTACTGGTCGAAGGATTACCCGGCGTCGGCCATGTCGGCAAGCTCGCGGCCGAACATCTGCTCGAAGAACTCGACAGCGTGCTGGTCGCCCGCGTCTACTCCCAGCACTTCCCGCCACAGGTCACCGTCGAAGACGGCACGACACAGCTGGCGTCGGCAGAGTTTCACGCCGTCAGGCCAGAAGACGGGCGGGACATGCTCGTGCTCACGGGCGATCACCAGGCACAGGACAACGAGGGCCACTACGGGCTGACCGACACCTTCCTCGACGTGGCCGAGGAGTTCGGCGTCGAGTCGGTGTACGCGCTCGGTGGCGTTCCGACCGGCGAACTGATCGAGGAGTACGACGTGCTCGGCGCGTCGACGACCGACTCGCTGGTCGAGGAACTCGAATCGGTCGGCGTCGCCTTCCGCGAGAACGAGCCCGCAGGCGGTATCGTCGGCGTCTCGGGCCTCCTGCTTGGCCTGAGCGGCCGCCGTGACCTCGACGCGGCCTGTCTCATGGGGGAAACCTCGGGCTATCTCGTCGACCCCAAGAGCGCGCAGGCGGTCCTGGAGATCCTCCAGGAACTGCTCGGCTTCGAGATCGACTACGAGGCACTCGAAGACCGCGCAGACGAGATGGAGGAAGTCGCCCGGAAGATTCAGGAGATGGAACAGGGGACGCCGACCCCCTCCGACGAAGACCTTCGGTACATCGGCTGA
- the mce gene encoding methylmalonyl-CoA epimerase: protein MHFDHAGIATDDAATLAALYRDLLDAPIAHEERFDGLDVVFLELDGGYFELLEPTADADGAIAGYLADHGPGIHHLAVATDDIEDALAAARSAGVDLIDEEPRPGAWGHDVAFLHPRSTGGVLLEFVEH from the coding sequence ATGCACTTCGACCACGCCGGCATCGCGACCGACGACGCGGCCACGCTCGCGGCGCTGTATCGTGACCTTCTGGACGCACCGATCGCTCACGAAGAGCGCTTCGACGGCCTCGATGTCGTCTTTCTCGAACTCGACGGCGGCTACTTCGAGTTGCTGGAGCCGACGGCCGACGCCGACGGCGCGATCGCCGGCTATCTCGCGGACCACGGCCCCGGCATCCACCACCTCGCCGTGGCGACCGACGACATCGAGGACGCACTGGCGGCCGCACGCTCTGCCGGCGTGGACCTGATCGACGAGGAGCCCCGACCCGGAGCGTGGGGCCACGACGTGGCGTTCCTCCACCCGCGCTCGACCGGCGGCGTGTTGCTGGAGTTCGTCGAGCACTGA
- a CDS encoding acyl-CoA mutase large subunit family protein, giving the protein MFDPEELAAIRAEKERWHEETARPTLDRFGEREEQFTTDTAGREVDRLYTPADVADLDYEEDLGFPAEEPYTRGVYSTMYRGQLWTMRQYAGMGTAAETNERFQYLLDQGQTGLSMAFDLPTQMGYDSNDAMAAGEVGKTGVAIDSLRDMEVVFDGIDLGEVSTSMTINAPASVLLAMYVAIGDQQGVPRDELRGTIQNDVLKEYIARNTYIYPPEPSMRIITDIFEFCSQEVPKFNTISISGYHIREAGSTAAQEIAFTLGNGIEYVETALEAGLDVDDFAPQLSFFFAAYNNIFEEVAKFRAARRLWAEIMDERFDPDDPKSKQLKFHTQTAGSTLTAQQVENNVVRVAYQALAAVLGGTQSLHTNGKDEAVGLPTEDSVRTALRTQQILAHESGVADTIDPLGGSYYVESLTDELAADAREILDTVDDRGGMRRAIEDQWVQRQIQDVAYERQQEQESGDRIIVGVNEFTVDEEEPVEIEEVDETLEARQHERLDALREERDDDLVAERLDALRVAAEGDDNLLPPMIRAVKAYATTGEICDVLRDAFGEYQPGGPA; this is encoded by the coding sequence ATGTTCGATCCCGAGGAACTGGCGGCCATCCGCGCCGAGAAAGAGCGCTGGCACGAGGAGACCGCCCGGCCGACGCTCGACCGATTCGGGGAGCGCGAGGAGCAGTTCACCACTGACACGGCGGGCCGCGAGGTCGACCGACTCTACACGCCCGCAGACGTGGCCGATCTCGACTACGAGGAGGATCTGGGGTTCCCCGCAGAGGAGCCCTACACCCGCGGCGTCTACTCGACGATGTACCGCGGACAGCTGTGGACGATGCGTCAGTACGCCGGGATGGGTACCGCGGCCGAGACGAACGAACGGTTCCAGTACCTGCTCGACCAGGGCCAGACCGGGCTGTCGATGGCCTTCGACCTGCCGACCCAGATGGGCTACGACTCCAACGACGCGATGGCGGCCGGCGAGGTCGGGAAGACCGGCGTCGCCATCGACTCGCTTCGGGACATGGAGGTCGTCTTCGACGGGATCGATCTGGGCGAGGTCTCGACCTCGATGACGATCAACGCGCCAGCGAGCGTGTTGCTGGCGATGTACGTCGCCATCGGCGACCAGCAGGGCGTCCCGCGAGACGAACTGCGCGGGACGATTCAAAACGACGTGCTCAAAGAGTACATCGCACGCAACACCTACATCTACCCACCGGAGCCGTCGATGCGGATCATCACCGACATCTTCGAGTTCTGTTCCCAGGAGGTGCCGAAGTTCAACACGATCTCCATCTCCGGCTACCACATCCGCGAGGCCGGATCGACGGCGGCCCAGGAAATCGCCTTTACGCTCGGGAACGGCATCGAGTACGTCGAGACAGCTCTCGAAGCCGGGCTCGACGTCGACGACTTCGCTCCGCAGCTGTCCTTTTTCTTCGCCGCCTACAACAACATCTTCGAAGAGGTCGCGAAGTTCCGAGCGGCCAGGCGGCTGTGGGCCGAGATCATGGACGAGCGCTTCGACCCCGACGACCCGAAGAGCAAGCAACTGAAGTTCCACACCCAGACGGCCGGCTCGACGCTGACGGCCCAGCAGGTCGAGAACAACGTCGTCCGGGTCGCCTACCAGGCACTGGCTGCGGTGCTGGGCGGGACACAGAGCCTCCACACGAACGGCAAAGACGAGGCCGTCGGCCTCCCGACGGAAGACTCCGTTCGGACCGCGTTGCGGACCCAGCAGATCCTCGCCCACGAGTCCGGCGTCGCCGACACCATCGATCCGCTGGGCGGGAGCTACTACGTCGAATCGCTCACCGACGAGCTGGCCGCCGACGCCCGCGAGATCCTCGACACCGTCGACGACCGCGGCGGGATGCGCCGGGCGATCGAGGACCAGTGGGTCCAGCGCCAGATCCAGGACGTGGCCTACGAGCGCCAGCAAGAACAGGAGTCCGGTGATCGGATCATCGTCGGCGTCAACGAGTTCACCGTCGACGAGGAAGAGCCAGTCGAGATCGAGGAGGTCGACGAGACGCTCGAAGCCAGACAGCACGAACGCCTCGACGCCCTCCGCGAGGAACGCGACGACGACCTCGTCGCCGAGCGCCTCGACGCTCTCCGTGTCGCCGCCGAGGGCGACGACAATCTCCTGCCGCCGATGATCCGAGCGGTCAAGGCCTACGCGACCACGGGCGAGATCTGCGACGTGCTCCGTGACGCCTTCGGGGAGTACCAGCCGGGTGGGCCGGCGTAG
- a CDS encoding MBL fold metallo-hydrolase, which yields MRITYQHANPRGGRESTLLRFEELIPDQTVAVLIDAGSGATVDDLLDRSADEYLTAVCLTHAHLDHYESLGRVIQDGAPILATPSTTAILEDVLAAGEAYYDITETERVIDRLDACDSWTRLVEGLHVHPVPAGHAPGACGFLFAVRDDDVYRTILATGDFTRRGAAGYPGLPTDLPVDVLVLTGATNSSFEATATELVTSITERVLAGAPVLACVSALTGVQIAYWLGHYFDRIDERVPIRLAGHVANVYDRLGYEVPAVESIPVFDDPGQFVENGAIAIAGPEVPVGGSSSRLFEQLRTDANAFVVQVTGGGTDPVTSGRCTTADFVFSNHPTREVVDDVVAAYDPVHAVIVHQRNDGADRFTDRYDSYVWATDDADEYCLFDRGGWTGPPWVSERTVRTVEANTDMTGHLFQDISSSSVPVPTVERTPSVDLTGEGLHLDSLDERFGGGESVADTSPPSPTADDAAESAVDDAAESAVDDAGEPADEGSPGLADIERRLDAIETRLRADEFEARVIDAQDGVTLLRLDEEIDDVSHGDRLTVSLSPIE from the coding sequence GTGCGCATAACGTATCAACACGCGAATCCTCGCGGGGGCAGGGAGTCGACGCTGCTGCGTTTCGAGGAGCTGATTCCCGATCAGACCGTCGCCGTATTGATCGACGCCGGAAGTGGAGCGACAGTCGACGACCTGTTGGATCGGTCGGCCGACGAGTACCTGACGGCCGTCTGTCTGACACACGCCCACCTCGACCACTACGAGTCGCTCGGTCGGGTGATTCAAGACGGCGCACCGATTCTGGCAACGCCGTCGACGACCGCAATTCTCGAAGACGTGTTGGCGGCGGGAGAGGCGTACTACGACATCACCGAGACCGAGCGGGTCATCGACCGACTCGACGCGTGTGACTCGTGGACGCGCCTCGTCGAGGGGCTCCACGTCCATCCGGTCCCCGCGGGTCACGCACCGGGTGCCTGTGGGTTCCTCTTCGCCGTCAGGGACGACGACGTGTACCGAACGATCCTGGCCACCGGGGACTTCACGCGACGCGGGGCGGCGGGGTATCCCGGCCTCCCGACGGACCTCCCGGTCGACGTGCTGGTCCTGACCGGCGCGACGAACTCCTCGTTCGAGGCGACGGCTACGGAGCTCGTCACGTCGATCACGGAGCGGGTACTGGCCGGAGCACCGGTCCTCGCCTGTGTCAGTGCGCTCACCGGCGTCCAGATCGCTTACTGGCTCGGCCACTACTTCGATCGGATCGACGAGCGGGTGCCGATTCGACTCGCGGGTCACGTCGCGAACGTGTACGACCGGCTCGGGTACGAGGTTCCCGCCGTCGAGTCGATCCCCGTATTCGACGATCCGGGGCAGTTCGTCGAGAACGGTGCAATCGCCATCGCCGGCCCCGAGGTGCCGGTCGGCGGGAGTTCGAGCAGGCTCTTCGAGCAACTGCGGACCGACGCCAACGCCTTCGTCGTCCAAGTGACCGGCGGCGGGACGGACCCGGTCACGTCGGGTCGATGCACCACGGCCGATTTCGTCTTCAGCAATCATCCGACGAGAGAGGTCGTCGACGACGTGGTCGCGGCGTACGATCCGGTCCACGCGGTCATCGTCCACCAGCGCAACGACGGCGCGGACCGCTTTACCGATCGGTACGACAGTTACGTGTGGGCCACCGACGACGCCGACGAGTACTGCCTGTTCGATCGGGGCGGGTGGACGGGACCGCCCTGGGTGTCCGAGCGCACCGTCAGAACCGTCGAAGCCAACACCGACATGACCGGGCACCTGTTCCAGGACATTTCGTCGTCGTCGGTTCCCGTCCCGACGGTCGAGCGAACTCCCTCCGTTGATCTGACCGGTGAGGGACTCCACCTCGACAGCCTCGACGAGCGCTTCGGAGGGGGCGAGTCGGTCGCGGACACGAGTCCGCCGTCGCCGACGGCCGACGACGCGGCGGAGTCAGCGGTGGACGACGCGGCGGAGTCTGCGGTGGACGACGCTGGCGAGCCTGCGGACGAAGGATCGCCGGGGTTGGCCGACATCGAACGCCGACTCGACGCGATCGAAACGCGGCTCCGTGCCGACGAGTTCGAGGCCCGCGTTATCGACGCCCAGGACGGTGTCACACTGTTGCGGCTCGACGAGGAGATCGACGACGTCTCTCACGGTGACCGGCTGACGGTGTCGCTCTCGCCGATCGAGTGA